The following proteins come from a genomic window of Flavobacteriales bacterium:
- a CDS encoding T9SS type A sorting domain-containing protein: protein MKKLLLLIITALSFSYSQAQVCNPDMTYASSGPGVYPFTIATPDCSDTLGFKTIVSISDTTVHVTSPITLDVSIYYDSTRVVSVSGLPTGLYFGTDVDGMANSFAPYGAWVNSGTVPNVTPAIGCVYVHGSPAAWQAAQLGGDTGVYVLQVEYDARIVQTVPDVSAFGIPNGTWLSDVDPQYGGGSIIIQVPMDTDPITDLQVPTVSGNASAFLNTSETYTASSGAASYNWTVDGGTIQSGQGTESVTVIWDGGVSDGSVTVEVGDGEGCTKSQTYDVAVAGVGISEADILNTHIFPNPSTGIFNVGVETNGAVQLTVFDLSGKLIRTEQFSGSVYRMDASELPAGAYLLKLQTEEGTSVSRIIIE from the coding sequence ATGAAAAAACTGTTACTCCTTATCATCACTGCTCTGTCGTTCAGCTACAGCCAAGCACAGGTCTGTAACCCGGATATGACCTATGCTTCATCTGGTCCGGGCGTTTATCCCTTCACCATTGCAACGCCCGATTGCAGCGATACGCTCGGTTTCAAGACCATCGTAAGCATTTCAGACACTACGGTTCATGTTACCAGCCCTATAACACTTGATGTTTCCATCTACTACGACTCTACACGGGTGGTAAGTGTATCTGGGCTTCCTACCGGCCTGTATTTTGGAACGGACGTGGACGGCATGGCCAACTCATTTGCGCCTTATGGAGCTTGGGTCAACAGCGGTACGGTTCCGAATGTGACCCCTGCGATTGGTTGCGTTTATGTGCATGGAAGTCCAGCAGCATGGCAAGCTGCGCAGTTGGGAGGAGATACCGGTGTTTACGTACTGCAAGTTGAGTATGATGCACGCATTGTACAGACCGTTCCAGATGTAAGTGCATTCGGTATTCCTAATGGAACATGGCTTTCGGATGTGGATCCGCAGTATGGTGGTGGTTCCATCATAATCCAAGTTCCAATGGACACAGATCCGATCACCGACCTTCAGGTACCGACCGTTTCAGGAAATGCCTCTGCTTTTTTGAACACTTCCGAGACGTACACCGCTTCATCTGGCGCAGCATCTTACAACTGGACGGTTGATGGCGGCACCATTCAAAGTGGCCAGGGAACAGAATCCGTGACCGTGATCTGGGACGGTGGCGTTTCTGATGGCAGCGTAACGGTTGAAGTTGGCGATGGCGAAGGCTGCACCAAATCTCAGACCTACGATGTGGCTGTTGCCGGAGTTGGGATTTCCGAAGCCGATATTCTCAACACACATATTTTCCCAAACCCAAGCACCGGTATTTTCAATGTAGGTGTTGAAACCAACGGAGCAGTTCAACTGACCGTTTTCGACCTATCTGGCAAACTGATCCGTACCGAACAGTTCAGCGGTTCGGTTTATCGAATGGATGCCTCCGAACTTCCTGCTGGAGCATATCTGTTGAAACTGCAAACCGAAGAAGGCACTTCCGTCAGCAGGATCATCATCGAGTAA
- a CDS encoding TetR family transcriptional regulator, which produces MTPRSPEQFAQIREERRKQILDAALNVFGEDSYHLASMASVAKRANVSKGLIYNYFEGKEQILVTLVEGLFDEVFDSLELSMDVPLTREKFVHILEKTIEIVLANPKRWKLYMALSFQPDVTPVLMERMMPRIQPFMMLMYNYFSERGHKDPMTMMRYYSAILDGVQFHILLDPENFPIEKVKQMMIDQFA; this is translated from the coding sequence ATGACGCCACGCTCACCAGAACAGTTTGCACAGATACGCGAAGAGCGCAGGAAACAGATATTGGATGCAGCCCTGAACGTTTTCGGTGAGGACAGTTACCACTTGGCCAGCATGGCAAGTGTTGCCAAGCGCGCCAACGTCAGCAAAGGGCTCATTTACAACTACTTTGAAGGGAAAGAGCAGATTCTCGTCACATTGGTGGAAGGACTTTTTGATGAGGTTTTCGATAGCCTCGAACTGAGCATGGACGTACCGCTGACGCGGGAAAAATTCGTTCACATTCTCGAAAAGACCATTGAGATCGTGCTTGCCAACCCCAAGCGTTGGAAGCTTTACATGGCGCTTTCATTTCAACCGGATGTAACGCCTGTGTTGATGGAGCGCATGATGCCAAGGATCCAACCGTTCATGATGCTGATGTACAATTACTTTTCTGAACGCGGCCACAAAGACCCGATGACCATGATGCGGTATTATTCGGCCATATTGGATGGCGTACAGTTCCATATTCTCCTCGACCCCGAGAATTTTCCGATTGAAAAAGTGAAACAAATGATGATCGACCAATTTGCTTAA
- a CDS encoding outer membrane lipoprotein-sorting protein, producing the protein MAQKEPTTKDVLQNAVPPLKGGAEERGGGFFHVASLRLCVIFLFLFPLAGNAQTAKEIIEKADELTRGLSSQGSMTIQIVRPKWSREMTMKSWTLGTEYSLILITSPAKEKGTVFLKREKEIWNWVPSIERTVKLPPSMMMQSWMGTDLTNDDLVKESSIVVDYTHKLEKDTTMDGRNCWKLVLTAKPDAPVVWGSIITYVDKDTYIQMRSEFYDEDGFLVNVFSASDIKEMGGRTLAGRIEIDPVDKPGQKTVIIQNDIKFNTGIQEDFFTTNNMKRVK; encoded by the coding sequence ATGGCACAAAAGGAACCGACAACTAAGGACGTTTTGCAGAACGCAGTTCCCCCTTTAAAAGGGGGTGCCGAGGAACGAGGTGGGGGATTTTTTCACGTTGCGTCCTTGCGTCTTTGCGTGATATTCTTATTTCTATTTCCCCTTGCGGGAAATGCCCAAACTGCCAAGGAGATCATTGAAAAGGCTGATGAGTTGACCCGCGGACTGTCCTCGCAAGGATCCATGACCATTCAGATCGTGCGCCCCAAATGGAGCCGCGAAATGACCATGAAGAGTTGGACGCTCGGAACGGAATACAGCCTTATTCTCATCACTTCTCCCGCCAAGGAAAAAGGCACCGTTTTCCTGAAGCGCGAGAAGGAGATATGGAACTGGGTTCCGTCCATTGAACGCACGGTTAAACTCCCGCCAAGCATGATGATGCAAAGCTGGATGGGCACCGACCTCACCAATGACGACCTCGTGAAAGAATCATCCATTGTGGTGGATTACACCCACAAACTCGAAAAAGACACCACCATGGATGGCCGCAACTGCTGGAAATTGGTGCTTACTGCCAAGCCAGATGCACCCGTAGTTTGGGGTAGTATCATTACCTACGTGGACAAAGACACCTACATCCAGATGCGTAGTGAATTCTACGATGAGGATGGTTTTCTTGTGAATGTATTCTCCGCCTCGGACATCAAAGAAATGGGGGGCAGAACCTTGGCGGGAAGAATAGAGATCGACCCCGTGGACAAACCCGGTCAGAAGACCGTCATCATCCAAAACGACATCAAGTTCAACACAGGCATTCAGGAGGATTTCTTCACTACGAACAATATGAAACGTGTGAAATGA
- a CDS encoding FtsX-like permease family protein, translated as MLLKLAWRNIWRNKRRTAITVASVFFAVFFAVFLRSMQLGTYAKMIDSVVRFYSGHIQVHAKGYYDDQTLDNSFNLTDAPIEQIRNTENVELVAERLEGFALSSFNEVTKGVLMVGVQPAVESQLMELDSKIIAGSLFSADDRSVLVAEKVAEFYKLNVGDTLVFLSQGYHGVSAAGKYPVAGVAKFTAVMLNESAVLLPLKEAQYFYGADNMATSLAVILRNQNRLKHSMKQIEAEVDTSQFEVIDWQTSMPELVQAIQADSAGGIIMLLVLYMVVTFGMFGTILMLIQERTYEFGVLVSIGMSRLRIWTVVFLESLMTTLMGAVLGVLGVFPLVLYFNHHPYEFTGKAADAMTEQGWEPVMPASLDPSIAMTHMLLIIVISILITAYPAYVIRKLKPVEARR; from the coding sequence ATGTTGCTAAAACTCGCGTGGCGGAACATTTGGCGCAACAAGCGCAGAACGGCCATCACCGTGGCATCGGTGTTCTTTGCCGTATTCTTTGCCGTATTCCTGCGCAGCATGCAATTGGGCACGTACGCCAAAATGATCGACAGCGTGGTGCGGTTCTACTCGGGTCACATCCAAGTACACGCCAAAGGGTATTATGACGACCAGACCCTTGACAATTCCTTTAACCTGACTGACGCGCCCATTGAACAGATTCGAAACACCGAAAATGTAGAACTGGTGGCCGAGCGGTTGGAAGGTTTTGCGCTTTCCTCGTTCAACGAAGTGACAAAGGGAGTGCTGATGGTGGGAGTTCAGCCTGCGGTTGAGAGCCAACTGATGGAGCTTGATTCCAAGATCATTGCGGGTTCGCTGTTCTCTGCTGATGACCGCTCCGTACTGGTGGCCGAAAAGGTGGCCGAGTTCTACAAGCTGAATGTGGGTGATACATTGGTCTTCCTCTCGCAAGGTTATCATGGCGTGAGTGCCGCAGGGAAATATCCTGTAGCGGGTGTTGCCAAATTCACAGCCGTGATGCTCAACGAAAGTGCGGTATTGCTGCCGCTTAAAGAGGCGCAATATTTCTACGGAGCCGATAATATGGCCACATCATTGGCTGTCATTCTTCGGAACCAGAACCGACTGAAGCATTCCATGAAACAGATCGAGGCCGAGGTTGATACTTCGCAGTTTGAAGTGATCGATTGGCAGACTTCCATGCCCGAACTGGTGCAGGCCATTCAGGCAGATAGTGCAGGCGGCATCATCATGCTTTTGGTGCTTTACATGGTCGTGACCTTCGGGATGTTCGGCACCATTCTGATGTTGATCCAGGAACGGACGTACGAGTTCGGAGTGCTGGTCTCCATCGGCATGTCGCGGTTACGCATCTGGACGGTTGTGTTCCTTGAAAGTCTGATGACAACCTTAATGGGCGCGGTTCTGGGCGTGCTTGGAGTTTTTCCATTGGTGCTCTATTTCAACCATCATCCTTACGAATTCACGGGAAAAGCGGCCGATGCCATGACCGAACAAGGTTGGGAACCCGTAATGCCCGCTTCGCTCGACCCTTCTATTGCAATGACACACATGCTGCTCATCATCGTCATTTCCATTCTGATCACCGCGTATCCTGCGTATGTGATCCGTAAACTGAAACCCGTAGAAGCACGAAGATGA
- a CDS encoding ATP-binding cassette domain-containing protein, with protein MTAANVIRTDAVTKHFGATKALDNISIEVPQGEVYGFIGLNGAGKTTLIRILLGMIWPDGGNVSLYGKQLTRSFDRWNDVGYLVETPHSYPNLTVRDNLRIFYHLRKLTEPKLLDTIIEKLKLNAYASVKAGHLSLGNQQRLGIAKALMHRPKLIILDEPINGLDPEGIVEVRELLKELAANGSTIFLSSHILGEMSKVADRLAIIHQGKLRTELTQAELSQRLIRKIVVSTLDNSQALSHLKDAEILGSLSEDGEIEIMDEELISRPETVTQLLTEKGLPPKLLFTFTEDLEKFFLRTIKN; from the coding sequence ATGACAGCGGCAAATGTCATACGAACCGATGCGGTGACCAAACACTTTGGCGCAACCAAGGCGCTGGACAACATTTCCATTGAAGTGCCGCAAGGCGAGGTGTACGGTTTCATCGGGCTGAACGGGGCAGGAAAGACCACGCTCATCCGCATTCTGCTGGGAATGATCTGGCCAGATGGAGGAAATGTTTCGCTATACGGAAAGCAGCTTACGCGCTCGTTCGACCGATGGAACGATGTGGGTTATTTGGTGGAAACGCCTCATTCGTATCCCAACCTGACAGTACGTGATAATCTGAGGATATTTTATCATCTGCGCAAGCTGACCGAGCCGAAACTGCTGGACACCATCATTGAAAAGCTCAAGTTGAATGCTTATGCGAGCGTGAAAGCTGGGCATCTTTCGTTGGGAAACCAGCAGCGACTGGGAATTGCCAAGGCGCTGATGCACCGCCCGAAACTGATTATTCTGGACGAACCGATCAACGGCCTCGATCCCGAAGGAATTGTGGAAGTACGCGAACTGCTGAAGGAACTGGCTGCCAACGGTTCTACTATTTTTCTTTCGAGCCACATTTTGGGCGAAATGTCGAAGGTGGCAGACCGATTGGCAATCATCCACCAAGGCAAGCTAAGAACGGAACTGACACAGGCTGAACTGTCCCAGCGACTCATCCGAAAAATCGTTGTCAGCACGTTGGACAATTCGCAAGCGTTGAGCCATCTGAAAGATGCCGAAATCCTTGGTTCATTGAGTGAAGATGGAGAAATTGAGATCATGGATGAAGAGTTGATCTCCAGACCCGAAACGGTAACGCAACTTCTAACGGAAAAAGGCCTTCCGCCCAAGCTGCTTTTCACCTTTACCGAAGACCTTGAAAAGTTCTTCCTACGAACCATCAAGAACTGA
- a CDS encoding ABC transporter permease subunit, protein MSTQIGALRAEFIKNTHENILWLTFVAFGIAPVIGGVFMVIMRNPDALANAGALSAKAAAMNFTDNWGSYFGILTQAVGVGGVMVFGFVASWVFGREYTDGTAKDLLSLPTSRTHIIHSKFFVYVFWCLALVVSNLLIGFIIGTVLHIQTDSGFSLSELLSTYFITGVLTLMLGTPIAFFAMWGKGYLAPLAFVALTLVFSQIIAAVGFGAYFPWAIPGLYSGAAGEYRDQLDFISYSSVVLTFVIGYALTVRYWKYADQTI, encoded by the coding sequence ATGAGCACGCAGATAGGAGCACTTCGGGCAGAATTCATCAAAAACACGCATGAGAATATCCTGTGGCTAACGTTTGTTGCCTTCGGAATTGCGCCTGTTATCGGTGGCGTTTTCATGGTCATTATGCGAAACCCCGATGCGCTGGCAAATGCGGGTGCGCTAAGCGCCAAGGCCGCAGCCATGAACTTTACAGACAATTGGGGTTCTTACTTCGGTATTCTGACCCAGGCCGTTGGCGTGGGCGGTGTAATGGTTTTCGGGTTTGTTGCCAGTTGGGTGTTTGGCCGCGAATACACGGACGGAACCGCCAAAGACCTGCTCTCGCTTCCCACATCGCGCACCCATATTATCCACTCCAAGTTCTTTGTGTATGTGTTCTGGTGCTTGGCGCTTGTTGTTTCCAACCTGCTGATCGGGTTCATCATTGGCACGGTACTGCATATTCAGACAGATTCAGGGTTTTCGCTGTCCGAACTGTTATCAACTTATTTCATTACGGGTGTGCTTACGCTTATGTTGGGAACGCCCATCGCGTTCTTTGCTATGTGGGGCAAGGGTTACCTCGCGCCCTTGGCGTTTGTGGCACTTACGTTAGTGTTCAGCCAGATCATTGCTGCCGTTGGCTTCGGGGCTTACTTCCCGTGGGCCATACCAGGATTATACAGCGGGGCGGCTGGAGAATATCGCGATCAGCTTGATTTTATCAGTTACTCCTCAGTGGTTTTGACCTTCGTCATTGGCTATGCACTCACGGTCAGGTACTGGAAATACGCAGATCAAACGATATGA
- a CDS encoding FtsX-like permease family protein, with translation MTLKLAWRNIWRNKRRTAITLTSVMMAVFLSNFMISLNEGIFGNMLDNMTRAFLGHVQIHEKGFWDEPVLDNSMEASPDIVQIALASKHVTAITPRLQSFGLAAFGTQTRATQVIGVDPIKEEQLMNLQKHLFSGSAITENDNGIMLGYKLAEYLKLSIGDTLVIIGQGYHGISAAGKYEVVGLLKLPSPALNQSVVVMTLENAQYLYSAENRLTGYTLVVDDSDRPEKAAADIIPNIDTSKYEVMTWPELLPEIIQMRTTKVAGSYIYIGILYLIAGFGIFATILMMMAERSYEFGVMLSVGMARTRLMVMMVAETFMITVLGILLGTIISYPVMYWMKVSPFPLTGDAVEIYEQMGIEPLIMTSTDPSIFINNAVILFVISILIAFYPVHVIRKMNPVKAMHK, from the coding sequence ATGACCCTAAAGCTCGCATGGCGGAACATATGGCGTAATAAGAGGCGAACGGCCATCACGCTCACATCCGTGATGATGGCGGTTTTCCTGTCCAATTTTATGATCAGCCTCAACGAAGGTATTTTCGGGAACATGCTGGATAACATGACACGGGCATTCCTCGGTCATGTTCAGATACATGAGAAGGGATTTTGGGACGAACCTGTTCTCGACAATTCGATGGAAGCGAGTCCCGACATTGTCCAAATCGCCTTGGCATCAAAACACGTGACAGCGATCACGCCACGGCTGCAATCGTTCGGGTTGGCCGCGTTTGGAACACAGACGCGTGCCACACAGGTGATCGGTGTCGATCCCATTAAGGAAGAACAATTGATGAACCTGCAGAAACACCTTTTTTCTGGCAGCGCCATCACGGAGAATGACAACGGCATCATGCTCGGATACAAATTGGCCGAGTATCTGAAACTCAGCATTGGCGATACGTTGGTAATCATCGGCCAAGGGTATCATGGTATCAGCGCAGCTGGAAAATATGAGGTTGTCGGACTGCTGAAGTTGCCATCGCCCGCGCTGAACCAAAGCGTGGTAGTGATGACACTCGAAAATGCGCAATACCTCTACTCTGCCGAAAACCGCCTGACGGGCTACACACTTGTGGTGGATGACAGCGACCGACCCGAAAAGGCCGCAGCCGACATCATTCCGAATATCGACACAAGCAAATATGAAGTGATGACCTGGCCAGAACTGCTTCCAGAGATCATCCAGATGCGTACGACCAAGGTGGCAGGTTCGTACATCTACATTGGCATTCTGTATCTCATTGCGGGCTTCGGCATCTTCGCAACCATTCTGATGATGATGGCTGAGCGCTCGTACGAGTTCGGTGTGATGCTTTCCGTTGGGATGGCCCGCACGCGCCTCATGGTAATGATGGTGGCCGAAACCTTCATGATCACAGTACTGGGAATTCTACTCGGAACGATCATTTCGTACCCTGTGATGTACTGGATGAAAGTCAGCCCATTTCCGCTCACAGGCGATGCGGTGGAGATCTACGAGCAAATGGGAATTGAACCTTTGATCATGACCTCCACAGACCCGAGCATTTTCATCAACAATGCCGTAATCCTGTTCGTCATATCAATCCTCATTGCATTTTACCCGGTACACGTGATCCGAAAAATGAACCCCGTGAAAGCGATGCATAAATAA
- a CDS encoding FtsX-like permease family protein has translation MLTKIAWRNVWRNTLRSGVVIASIALGIWAGLFVISISAGLNEQRTKDALDTYISHIQIHNPDFVKDNNVEYRIDNIDAVREDLKNDPDVRAFSERVVLSGMVSSSTGGYGARITGVIPEHERQVSIMYEKIVDGAYFEGISKNPIVIGRKLAEKLNVDVRKKVVLTFQKDNGDIVAGAFRVAGIYKTSNSKADEMNVFIRASDANRLLEGSAGFHEVAVMVNNLENVDAIADTLAAELPNLKVQSWREVSPDLGYADEMMMQMLYIIIGIILMALSFGIVNTMLMAVLERKRELGMLMSVGMNKTKVFFMIVIETVFISLVGGPIGVLLGYVTVTYFGHRGIDLSIVGKGLESFGISAIIYPSLEPNFYLNVSVMVIVAAILSSIYPARKALQLKPAEAVRAL, from the coding sequence ATGTTAACGAAGATCGCTTGGAGAAACGTTTGGCGGAACACGCTCAGAAGTGGCGTAGTTATCGCGTCCATTGCGCTGGGAATTTGGGCCGGGCTGTTCGTCATCAGCATTTCTGCCGGACTGAACGAGCAGCGGACCAAGGACGCGCTGGACACGTACATCTCGCATATCCAGATCCACAACCCCGATTTTGTGAAGGACAATAATGTAGAATATCGCATTGACAACATCGATGCGGTGCGGGAAGACCTCAAAAATGACCCTGATGTGCGTGCGTTCTCTGAACGCGTGGTGCTCAGCGGCATGGTGTCTTCATCAACCGGAGGTTATGGCGCGCGCATTACAGGTGTGATTCCTGAGCACGAGAGGCAGGTTTCCATCATGTACGAGAAAATCGTGGACGGAGCGTATTTCGAAGGCATCAGTAAGAATCCTATCGTCATCGGTAGAAAACTGGCAGAAAAACTCAATGTGGACGTCCGCAAAAAAGTGGTTCTCACCTTTCAGAAAGACAATGGCGACATCGTGGCGGGAGCGTTCCGCGTAGCGGGAATTTACAAGACAAGCAACTCCAAGGCCGATGAGATGAATGTGTTCATCCGTGCGTCAGACGCCAACCGATTGTTGGAGGGAAGCGCAGGTTTCCACGAAGTGGCCGTGATGGTGAACAACTTGGAAAACGTGGATGCCATTGCCGACACCTTGGCTGCGGAACTTCCCAACCTGAAAGTGCAGAGCTGGCGCGAAGTTTCGCCCGACCTCGGCTACGCGGATGAGATGATGATGCAGATGCTGTACATCATCATCGGCATTATTCTGATGGCGCTTTCATTCGGAATTGTGAACACCATGCTGATGGCCGTTCTGGAGCGCAAACGCGAACTCGGCATGCTCATGTCGGTGGGCATGAACAAGACCAAAGTGTTCTTTATGATCGTCATCGAAACCGTGTTCATCTCGCTGGTCGGTGGACCGATCGGTGTACTGCTCGGATATGTCACCGTCACCTATTTCGGACATCGCGGTATCGACCTTTCCATTGTTGGAAAGGGGTTGGAATCGTTCGGCATCTCAGCCATCATCTACCCCAGTCTCGAACCGAATTTTTATCTCAATGTGTCCGTGATGGTCATTGTGGCGGCCATTCTTTCATCCATTTATCCCGCGCGGAAAGCGTTACAACTGAAACCGGCCGAAGCGGTTCGGGCACTCTAA
- a CDS encoding ATP-binding cassette domain-containing protein, translating to MTAVIKTNDLKKYYNPGEEIEVRALDGVSIEIERGEFTAIVGPSGSGKTTLLNIIGGLDHQTEGSVHIGETEITALSDNQLIDFRLNNIGFVFQAYNLIPVLTAEENVEFIMLLQDRPKEERHQRALELLTAVGLQDKIDNRPGEMSGGQQQRVAVARALASKPQFVLADEPTANLDSQSTADLLDIMAELNRKENITFLFSTHDQRVIDRARRIITLEDGKVISDELHDR from the coding sequence ATGACAGCAGTAATAAAGACAAACGACCTCAAGAAATATTACAATCCAGGCGAGGAGATCGAGGTTCGCGCTTTGGATGGCGTTTCCATCGAAATTGAGCGTGGCGAGTTCACGGCCATTGTCGGGCCTTCAGGTTCGGGAAAGACCACGCTTCTTAACATCATCGGTGGGCTGGACCATCAGACCGAAGGTTCTGTCCATATCGGTGAAACCGAGATAACGGCTCTGAGCGACAATCAACTCATCGATTTCCGATTGAACAACATCGGGTTCGTATTTCAGGCGTATAACCTCATCCCTGTTCTTACGGCCGAAGAGAACGTAGAGTTCATCATGCTTTTGCAGGACCGCCCGAAGGAGGAACGCCACCAACGCGCTTTGGAACTTCTTACCGCTGTGGGTCTTCAGGATAAGATCGATAATCGCCCCGGTGAGATGAGCGGTGGCCAGCAGCAGCGCGTGGCCGTAGCGCGGGCATTGGCTTCCAAGCCACAGTTCGTTCTGGCCGATGAACCTACTGCCAACCTCGACAGCCAGTCAACGGCAGACCTGCTTGACATCATGGCAGAATTGAACAGAAAAGAGAACATCACATTCCTGTTTTCAACGCATGATCAACGAGTAATTGACCGCGCGCGCAGAATCATCACGTTGGAGGATGGAAAAGTGATCTCTGACGAACTGCACGACCGTTGA